One genomic window of Eleginops maclovinus isolate JMC-PN-2008 ecotype Puerto Natales chromosome 12, JC_Emac_rtc_rv5, whole genome shotgun sequence includes the following:
- the zgc:110329 gene encoding tetraspanin-15 produces the protein MPSYSELRKTNHFYYFIKFTLNIYSMLFSLMGLCVLCVGVYAEVERQKNRTLEGLFLAPAVVLILLGLVMFTVSVVGMVGSLRDNKTLLHMFLCVLCVLLLLQVIGLTLALIFENKTSALFQSSIREGIKHYYDDLDFKNILDYMQQKFSCCGGDEYKDWGVNQYHFCNGTGPLACGVPYTCCVRQKVGEVVNTLCGYKTLNLDQQRETLHEVIHVRGCIHAVNLWMSDNVGITLALCCAIGLPQLLGIILSCVFWNLLVDMSESSDMVDFKLKKKEVEYSELDLAGAGWCMCLPRDGGYLPVPVVEPDLDPIDVHLQKLKKQPPRTHSQLQMLQVSHSSSGLDEVDVGRKQKREH, from the exons ATGCCGTCCTATTCTGAATTAAGGAAAACAAACCACTTCTACTACTTCATCAAATTCACCTTAAACATCTACTCAATGCTGTTTTCG ctgatggggctctgtgtgctgtgtgtgggggtctacgCTGAAGTGGAGCGGCAGAAGAACCGGACCCTGGAGGGCCTGTTCCTGGCCCCCGCCGTGGTGCTCATCCTGCTGGGCCTGGTGATGTTCACCGTGTCCGTGGTGGGCATGGTGGGCTCCCTGAGGGACAACAAGACCCTGCTGCACATG ttcctctgtgtcctctgtgtgttgCTGCTCCTCCAGGTCATCGGGCTCACCCTGGCTCTCATCTTCGAGAACAAG acTTCGGCCCTGTTTCAGAGCAGTATACGAGAAGGAATCAAACACTACTACGACGATCTGGACTTCAAGAACATCCTGGACTACATGCAGCAAAAG TTTTCCTGCTGTGGAGGGGACGAGTATAAGGACTGGGGGGTGAACCAGTACCATTTCTGTAATGGTACCGGTCCTTTGGCCTGTGGGGTCCCTTACACCTGCTGTGTCCGTCAGAAG GTAGGAGAGGTCGTCAACACTCTGTGTGGCTACAAGACCCTAAATCTGGATCAACAG CGTGAAACCCTGCACGAGGTGATCCACGTGCGCGGCTGCATCCACGCAGTGAACCTGTGGATGAGCGACAACGTAGGAATAACGTTGGCTCTCTGCTGCGCCATCGGCCTGCCGCAG ctgctgggcATCATCCTGAGCTGCGTCTTCTGGAACCTGCTGGTGGACATGAGCGAGTCCTCAGACATGGTGGACTTCAagctgaagaagaaggaggTGGAATACAGCGAGCTGGACCTGGCCGGCGCCGGCTGGTGCATGTGTCTGCCGAGGGACGGTGGCTACCTGCCCGTCCCCGTCGTCGAACCCGACCTGGACCCCATCGACGTCCACCTGCAGAAGCTGAAGAAGCAGCCGCCGCGCACACACTCGCAGCTCCAGATGCTGCAGGTGTCGCACTCCTCCTCGGGGCTGGACGAGGTGGACGTCGGGCGGAAGCAGAAACGGGAACACTGA